Proteins found in one Sporosarcina sp. FSL K6-3457 genomic segment:
- a CDS encoding sugar phosphate isomerase/epimerase family protein: protein MKKIGLQFWSIREEMEEDLLGMIEKVAEMGYTGAQFAGFFNHTAEEVKAKMDEVGIIAAGAHVQITDLENNLDETLKYHETIGNDLIIVPYLPENMRTTAEDYKRTAALLNTIGEKVHAKGFTLGYHNHDFEFDVFDGKTGLEILFDNTDENHLKMELDCFWAAYTGNNPVEVIEKYGNRCVSLHIKDMKVEGNQSISTELGTGTLPLADYIQKGQEYNVRWFIAEQEHFTKGPVESAAQNATELSAIIGK from the coding sequence ATGAAGAAAATAGGGTTACAATTCTGGTCAATTCGAGAAGAGATGGAAGAGGATTTATTGGGAATGATTGAAAAGGTAGCGGAAATGGGCTATACAGGTGCACAATTTGCAGGATTCTTCAATCATACGGCTGAAGAGGTTAAGGCGAAGATGGATGAAGTAGGTATTATAGCGGCAGGTGCACATGTTCAGATTACTGATCTCGAAAACAATCTGGATGAGACGTTGAAATACCATGAAACGATTGGCAACGATTTAATTATCGTTCCTTATCTACCAGAAAATATGCGGACAACTGCTGAAGATTATAAACGAACAGCTGCATTATTAAATACTATTGGTGAAAAGGTGCATGCTAAAGGATTTACATTAGGTTATCATAACCATGATTTTGAATTTGACGTGTTTGACGGGAAAACAGGATTAGAAATTCTCTTTGACAATACGGATGAAAATCATTTGAAAATGGAATTAGATTGCTTCTGGGCAGCTTATACGGGAAATAATCCAGTAGAGGTTATTGAAAAATACGGAAACCGATGTGTGTCATTGCATATTAAAGATATGAAGGTTGAAGGAAATCAATCTATATCTACAGAGCTAGGCACTGGAACATTGCCATTAGCGGATTATATTCAAAAGGGGCAAGAGTATAACGTAAGATGGTTTATTGCTGAACAAGAACATTTCACAAAGGGTCCAGTAGAAAGTGCAGCGCAAAATGCTACAGAACTTAGTGCTATTATCGGTAAATGA
- a CDS encoding Gfo/Idh/MocA family protein: MSRLKIGVIGCGSIARLRHLPEYAANKKVEIVAVCDIVENRATETAEIYNAKAYTNYEELLADSSIDAISVCLPNYLHAAVSIAASNAGMHVLCEKPMATSREEAQQMIEAASVANKKLMIGHNQRFVSSHEKARQLIANGELGKIYSFRTAFGHPGPEAWSIDGRNSWFFNKEQAFIGAMGDLGVHKTDLMRYLLGEEFVEVAGFVETNAKENTDIDDNAVCILKSESGIIGTLAASWAYTAQSDNSTIIYGEKAILRLEDDPQYSLIVHYTNGEVVKYELGAIQSNEEGGQHTSHVIDHFVSAIINDTDVLVSGEEGMKSLEVVLAALKSHQNKTIEKV, encoded by the coding sequence ATGAGTCGCTTGAAAATAGGTGTAATTGGGTGTGGAAGTATCGCCAGGCTTAGGCACCTACCTGAATATGCCGCAAATAAGAAGGTAGAAATTGTTGCTGTATGTGACATTGTTGAGAACCGTGCAACAGAAACCGCGGAAATATATAATGCTAAAGCGTATACAAATTATGAAGAGCTACTTGCAGATAGTAGTATTGATGCGATAAGTGTTTGTCTACCAAACTATTTACATGCAGCTGTTTCCATTGCTGCATCAAATGCCGGTATGCATGTGTTATGTGAAAAGCCAATGGCAACTTCACGTGAAGAAGCACAGCAGATGATTGAAGCTGCAAGTGTTGCTAACAAAAAACTAATGATTGGGCATAACCAACGTTTTGTTTCCTCGCATGAAAAGGCAAGGCAGCTCATTGCTAATGGCGAGCTTGGGAAAATTTACAGCTTCCGTACCGCATTTGGTCATCCAGGACCAGAGGCTTGGAGTATTGATGGGCGTAATAGTTGGTTCTTTAATAAGGAACAAGCATTTATTGGCGCAATGGGTGACTTAGGTGTTCACAAAACAGATTTGATGCGCTATTTACTAGGTGAAGAATTTGTTGAGGTCGCTGGATTCGTTGAAACAAATGCCAAAGAAAACACAGATATTGATGACAACGCTGTTTGTATTTTGAAGTCTGAAAGCGGGATTATTGGCACACTTGCGGCAAGCTGGGCCTACACCGCGCAATCTGATAATTCAACGATTATTTACGGGGAAAAAGCAATACTTCGGTTGGAAGACGATCCGCAGTATTCACTAATTGTGCACTATACAAATGGTGAAGTTGTAAAGTATGAATTGGGTGCGATTCAATCAAATGAAGAAGGTGGTCAGCATACCTCACATGTGATTGATCATTTTGTATCAGCAATTATCAATGATACAGATGTGCTTGTATCCGGAGAAGAGGGGATGAAATCACTGGAAGTCGTCCTAGCAGCCTTAAAGTCCCATCAAAATAAAACAATTGAAAAAGTCTAA